In Candidatus Nitronauta litoralis, one DNA window encodes the following:
- the lgt gene encoding prolipoprotein diacylglyceryl transferase, producing MHPILAEFGFLTVHTYGLMVASGFLIGIMLAAQQGKREGLDPQVILDLCFFILVSAILGARFLYVVIEYEQYLEHPLKAFMFWQGGLVYYGGLIAAVATGWYFIRKKNLPTWQVADLIAPSLAIGQGVGRWGCLFAGCCYGAPTDLPWGITFTNENSLAPQNIALHPTQIYLSLNGLLIFGILIWMRKKKSFHGQIFWMYGILYSIGRFIIEFFRNDNRGSVFGGVLSTSQFIGIFVLCLSIYMMMRLKTRKELILHS from the coding sequence ATCCTTGCCGAATTTGGTTTTCTGACTGTTCACACCTATGGGTTAATGGTGGCATCCGGTTTCTTAATCGGGATTATGCTGGCAGCCCAGCAGGGCAAGCGGGAAGGACTCGATCCTCAGGTCATCCTGGATCTATGCTTTTTTATTCTGGTGTCTGCCATTCTGGGAGCCCGATTTCTTTATGTAGTGATCGAGTATGAACAGTATCTGGAACATCCTCTTAAAGCCTTCATGTTCTGGCAGGGAGGATTGGTTTATTACGGAGGCCTCATTGCGGCAGTTGCTACCGGTTGGTATTTTATCCGCAAAAAAAATCTGCCGACCTGGCAGGTTGCTGATTTAATCGCGCCCAGTCTTGCCATTGGGCAGGGAGTGGGGCGTTGGGGTTGTCTTTTTGCGGGTTGTTGTTATGGGGCTCCCACGGATTTGCCCTGGGGGATTACCTTCACCAATGAAAATTCACTGGCTCCTCAAAATATAGCCCTGCATCCTACCCAGATATATCTCTCCCTCAATGGTCTTTTAATATTTGGAATTTTGATCTGGATGCGAAAGAAAAAATCATTTCATGGTCAGATATTCTGGATGTATGGAATTCTATATTCTATCGGACGGTTCATAATCGAATTTTTCCGGAATGACAATCGCGGGTCCGTATTTGGAGGCGTACTGTCAACGTCACAGTTTATTGGGATCTTTGTTCTGTGTTTATCTATTTATATGATGATGAGATTGAAAACCCGCAAGGAGCTCATTCTCCATTCCTGA
- a CDS encoding LemA family protein, with protein MSTATIIVLGVFLFGLLGVVGYFIMIYNGLISLKENIKKSWANIDVILKQRYDELPKLISVCESFAQFEKGVIDRITKARENYGRAKTVGQKSKASGEVSGALMGLFAVAENYPELKTNENFMQLQNRISHLEESLADRREFYNDSVNNYNIRIKQIPDVFIANMLRYQDEELFEVSEQERQDVDINIKLPKFD; from the coding sequence ATGTCCACCGCTACAATAATTGTACTGGGAGTATTCCTGTTTGGTCTTTTGGGCGTTGTCGGTTATTTCATCATGATCTACAACGGCCTGATCTCGCTCAAGGAAAACATCAAAAAATCCTGGGCCAATATCGACGTCATTCTCAAACAACGTTATGACGAGTTGCCAAAACTGATCTCAGTCTGCGAAAGTTTTGCCCAGTTTGAAAAAGGGGTCATCGATCGCATCACAAAAGCTCGCGAAAACTATGGTCGGGCAAAAACGGTTGGACAAAAATCGAAGGCCAGCGGAGAAGTCAGCGGAGCTCTCATGGGTCTTTTTGCAGTGGCAGAAAACTACCCCGAGCTCAAAACAAACGAGAATTTCATGCAGTTACAGAACCGGATTTCCCACCTAGAAGAAAGTCTGGCTGATCGACGCGAATTCTACAATGACAGCGTCAACAATTACAATATTCGTATCAAGCAGATCCCGGATGTATTCATCGCCAATATGCTCCGCTATCAGGATGAGGAGTTATTTGAGGTATCTGAGCAGGAACGCCAGGACGTGGATATCAACATCAAGCTTCCTAAATTTGATTGA